In one Micromonospora polyrhachis genomic region, the following are encoded:
- a CDS encoding excalibur calcium-binding domain-containing protein produces the protein MTNRRLRATLLAVALPIALTMVACGAGTADPTAQPTERTVEVSSSPTSTPTATPSPSAASPTPSPDVPGALTTTLPPLPKPPVKPAPTKSVKPTRKAPAPTPKKTTTTKKPSGGSAYYANCAAVRAAGKAPLYRGQPGYSRKLDRDGDGVACE, from the coding sequence GTGACGAACCGACGACTCCGTGCGACCCTGCTGGCCGTCGCGCTGCCCATCGCCCTGACGATGGTCGCATGTGGGGCAGGAACCGCCGACCCGACAGCGCAACCGACCGAGCGGACGGTCGAGGTTTCGTCCTCGCCGACGTCGACTCCCACGGCTACTCCGAGCCCGAGCGCCGCATCGCCCACCCCGTCGCCGGACGTACCCGGGGCGTTGACCACCACCCTGCCGCCGCTGCCCAAGCCACCGGTCAAGCCGGCCCCCACCAAGAGCGTGAAGCCGACGAGAAAGGCACCAGCCCCGACGCCGAAGAAGACGACCACGACGAAGAAGCCCAGCGGCGGCAGCGCCTACTACGCGAACTGCGCGGCGGTACGAGCGGCGGGCAAGGCCCCGCTCTACCGCGGTCAGCCCGGCTATTCCCGCAAGCTCGATCGGGACGGTGACGGAGTCGCCTGCGAATGA
- a CDS encoding TetR/AcrR family transcriptional regulator — translation MSDVKESGSRARTRQAIIEAAIEVLGQNPAASLGEIAVAADVGRTTLHRYFPERSDLLAAISAESVARINQAAERARLGEGTGAEALRRLCHEYFDLGDLLSLLFNDPQLVGNPVGDDQGGCDPRFDAMVERGHRDGSLDPELPASWLQSVLWSQLYSGWSYLAETGASRHEVLRLVVRTVEKAIGPR, via the coding sequence GTGAGCGACGTGAAGGAAAGCGGCAGTCGAGCCCGTACCCGGCAGGCGATCATCGAGGCCGCCATCGAGGTGCTCGGGCAGAATCCGGCCGCATCCCTCGGTGAGATCGCGGTGGCGGCGGACGTCGGCCGGACCACCCTGCACCGCTACTTCCCCGAGCGGTCCGACCTGCTGGCCGCGATCAGCGCGGAGAGCGTGGCCCGGATCAACCAGGCGGCCGAACGCGCCCGCCTCGGCGAGGGCACCGGTGCCGAGGCGCTACGCCGGCTCTGCCACGAATACTTCGACCTTGGCGATCTGCTGTCGCTGCTCTTCAACGATCCGCAACTCGTCGGCAATCCGGTGGGGGACGACCAGGGCGGTTGTGACCCCCGGTTCGACGCGATGGTCGAGCGGGGCCATCGAGACGGCTCACTCGATCCGGAGCTGCCAGCCTCCTGGCTACAGAGCGTGCTCTGGTCCCAGCTCTACAGTGGCTGGAGCTACCTCGCCGAGACCGGAGCCTCCCGCCACGAGGTGCTCCGCCTGGTCGTCCGCACCGTCGAGAAGGCCATCGGCCCGAGGTAA
- a CDS encoding helix-turn-helix domain-containing protein, which produces MFLLLAGRPGKMGVTPGRVSRIENGALGANEVATLGRYARALGVRMRIIFDYGGDLRQIA; this is translated from the coding sequence GTGTTTCTGCTGTTGGCGGGCCGGCCCGGGAAGATGGGGGTTACGCCGGGCCGGGTCAGCCGGATTGAGAACGGCGCTCTGGGGGCCAACGAGGTGGCGACCCTCGGCCGATACGCACGAGCGCTGGGTGTTCGGATGCGGATCATCTTCGACTACGGCGGGGACCTCCGTCAGATCGCCTGA
- a CDS encoding M48 family metallopeptidase has protein sequence MTTGDQETTATPARRRVVLTGISSRAWEHPADRGALTALRELRGFDDVLKTFFGMWNERAFRLSYLAAGIRVDHRQYPRVYHRFTEAASTLDWPELPELYVTQSPWLTAEAIGLDRPFIVVSSAAVQQLDDDELRYLLGHELGHVGSGHAVYKTILMILTRWAANLSWLPVGALALRAIIAAMLEWWRKAELSADRAGLLAGQDPAAALRLLMKLAGGGDLSQIDTTAFLEQAAEYDGGGDLRDSFHKIRMTAWSTHPVPVARAAHLRQWVDSGAYGQVLAGEYPRRADDGDTSVTEEIKAAAESYREAFGRTQDPLVGLLRRLGDGASDIGEWVGSGAGRARSWMGAAGEAAARAAGRAGRRPGRTTTADNGN, from the coding sequence ATGACGACCGGTGACCAGGAAACGACCGCCACCCCGGCCCGGCGACGGGTCGTACTCACCGGGATCAGCTCGCGGGCCTGGGAACATCCGGCGGACCGGGGGGCGCTCACCGCGCTACGCGAACTTCGCGGCTTCGACGACGTACTCAAGACGTTCTTCGGGATGTGGAACGAGCGCGCCTTCCGACTGTCCTATCTGGCGGCCGGTATCCGGGTGGACCACCGGCAGTACCCGCGCGTTTATCACCGGTTCACCGAGGCGGCCAGCACCCTCGACTGGCCCGAGTTGCCCGAACTGTACGTCACCCAGTCGCCCTGGCTCACCGCCGAGGCGATCGGGCTCGATAGACCCTTCATCGTGGTCAGCTCCGCCGCCGTACAACAACTCGACGACGACGAACTGCGCTACCTGCTCGGCCACGAGCTTGGTCATGTGGGCAGCGGCCATGCCGTCTACAAGACGATCCTGATGATCCTCACCCGGTGGGCGGCCAACCTGAGCTGGCTTCCGGTCGGTGCGCTCGCCCTGCGGGCGATCATCGCCGCGATGCTCGAATGGTGGCGCAAGGCCGAACTCTCCGCCGACCGAGCCGGGCTGCTCGCCGGGCAGGATCCGGCCGCCGCGCTGCGGCTGCTGATGAAGCTCGCCGGTGGCGGCGACCTGTCCCAGATCGACACGACCGCCTTTCTCGAACAGGCAGCCGAGTACGACGGTGGCGGCGACCTACGGGACAGCTTCCACAAGATCCGGATGACCGCGTGGAGCACCCATCCGGTGCCGGTGGCGCGCGCGGCACACCTGCGGCAGTGGGTCGACTCGGGTGCCTACGGGCAGGTGCTGGCCGGGGAGTATCCCCGGCGGGCGGACGACGGCGACACCTCGGTGACCGAGGAGATCAAGGCCGCGGCCGAGTCCTACCGGGAGGCGTTCGGGCGTACTCAGGATCCGTTGGTGGGTCTGCTACGCCGACTCGGCGACGGAGCCAGCGACATCGGCGAGTGGGTCGGCAGCGGTGCCGGCCGGGCCCGGTCCTGGATGGGGGCCGCCGGGGAGGCTGCCGCCCGTGCCGCCGGTCGGGCGGGCCGCCGGCCGGGCCGCACGACCACAGCAGATAACGGAAACTAG
- a CDS encoding helix-turn-helix domain-containing protein: MSDLAGPLAEFVVGEIRRGRGAAGMTQEAFGRKAGFSASHVSAVESGTRALTMSFVRGADRALETGGFYERLVTRFGAPSWFRPWLDAERAAIQLCCFHPNLIPGLLQTADYARAVLRLAPRLTDDEVDERVATRLERQGILTQGHPPQLVAVVNETAIRQAGEGCAKVMPEQLLHLHRCAERPNISVHVVPSSAGLHAGLSGPLLLARMADNSWAGHLENQLGGTGADRPEDLDTLLERWESIRNEALPSRQSLALIEEVANSWI; this comes from the coding sequence ATGTCTGATCTAGCGGGACCATTGGCAGAGTTCGTCGTTGGGGAGATCCGCCGGGGCCGAGGGGCCGCCGGCATGACGCAGGAAGCATTCGGCCGGAAGGCCGGGTTCAGCGCCTCGCATGTCAGCGCCGTGGAGAGCGGTACCCGGGCGTTGACGATGTCGTTCGTCCGAGGCGCTGACCGTGCTTTGGAGACGGGGGGCTTCTATGAGCGCCTGGTGACCAGGTTCGGTGCTCCGTCGTGGTTCCGGCCGTGGCTGGACGCCGAGCGCGCCGCGATCCAGCTCTGCTGCTTCCATCCGAACCTGATTCCGGGCCTGCTCCAGACGGCGGACTACGCGCGCGCCGTGCTGCGGCTGGCCCCCCGGTTGACCGACGACGAGGTCGACGAGCGGGTCGCCACCAGACTGGAGCGGCAGGGGATCCTCACCCAGGGTCACCCGCCGCAGCTCGTCGCGGTGGTGAACGAGACCGCCATCCGTCAAGCCGGTGAGGGCTGTGCCAAGGTCATGCCCGAGCAACTGCTGCACCTGCACAGGTGTGCCGAGCGGCCCAACATCAGCGTCCACGTCGTCCCGTCGAGCGCGGGGCTGCACGCGGGGCTCTCCGGTCCGCTGCTGCTGGCGCGCATGGCCGACAACAGTTGGGCGGGGCACCTGGAAAACCAGCTCGGTGGGACGGGGGCGGATCGACCGGAAGATCTGGATACGCTGTTGGAGCGGTGGGAGAGCATCCGCAACGAGGCGCTGCCGAGCCGGCAGTCCCTGGCGCTCATCGAGGAAGTGGCGAACTCATGGATCTGA
- a CDS encoding DUF397 domain-containing protein — MDLIDARWRKSTRSGTSGGDCVEVADNLPGIVLVRDTKNRDGGTLTFDPAAWRAFVGFAAERASN; from the coding sequence ATGGATCTGATTGACGCTCGGTGGCGGAAGTCCACCCGCAGCGGCACCAGCGGCGGCGACTGCGTCGAGGTGGCCGACAACCTTCCCGGCATCGTCCTGGTCCGGGACACCAAGAACCGCGATGGCGGCACGCTGACCTTCGATCCGGCCGCGTGGCGCGCGTTCGTCGGCTTCGCCGCCGAGCGGGCAAGCAACTGA
- a CDS encoding cobalamin biosynthesis protein — translation MRVTTGLANTIGLAKKTGLAKKTGLAKAANVANATSLANAAGLVAGYTLDALLGDPRRFHPVAGFGQAAGALERRLYRPHRSAGTLHTALAVGVPVLLGAAATAATRRHPVARAVLVAAGTWTVLGGRTLRREATIMGKALHSGDLPAARDRLGHLCGRDPATLDEPELARATVESVAENTSDAVVAPLCWGAVAGLPGLLGYRAANTLDAMVGHRSPRYERFGTPAARLDDLLNLVPSRLTGLLTIATAPVVHGDRAEAWRVWWRDRNDHPSPNAGQCESAMAGALGVRLGGRNIYFGRSEVRPFLGDGPRPDARHIKRAARLSGAVGLAVLGLTAGHAAAAPARRAILRWALRGVRGRTGGQA, via the coding sequence ATGCGGGTGACGACCGGCTTGGCTAACACGATCGGCCTGGCCAAGAAGACCGGCCTGGCCAAGAAGACCGGCCTGGCCAAGGCAGCAAACGTGGCCAACGCGACCAGTCTGGCCAACGCGGCGGGCCTGGTGGCGGGCTACACACTTGACGCGTTGCTCGGTGATCCACGTCGGTTCCACCCGGTGGCGGGGTTCGGGCAGGCGGCGGGAGCGCTCGAACGACGGCTCTACCGGCCGCACCGCTCGGCCGGGACGCTGCACACCGCGCTGGCGGTCGGCGTACCGGTGCTGCTGGGGGCGGCGGCGACCGCAGCGACCCGACGGCACCCGGTGGCGCGTGCGGTGCTCGTCGCCGCCGGCACCTGGACCGTGCTCGGTGGTCGTACTCTGCGCCGCGAAGCCACGATCATGGGCAAGGCACTGCACAGCGGTGACCTGCCGGCCGCCCGGGACCGACTGGGCCATCTCTGCGGGCGCGACCCGGCAACGCTGGACGAGCCGGAACTCGCCCGCGCCACCGTCGAGTCGGTCGCGGAGAACACCTCCGACGCGGTGGTCGCACCACTGTGCTGGGGAGCGGTCGCGGGCCTGCCTGGCCTGCTCGGATACCGGGCGGCGAACACCCTCGACGCGATGGTGGGACACCGATCACCACGGTACGAACGGTTCGGCACCCCGGCCGCCCGCCTCGACGACCTGCTCAACCTGGTGCCGTCCCGGCTGACCGGCCTGTTGACCATCGCCACCGCCCCGGTCGTACATGGGGACCGGGCTGAGGCATGGCGGGTCTGGTGGCGGGACCGCAACGACCACCCAAGCCCCAACGCCGGGCAGTGCGAGTCCGCCATGGCCGGCGCGCTCGGCGTACGACTCGGTGGGCGCAACATCTACTTCGGGCGCTCCGAGGTTCGCCCCTTCCTCGGCGACGGTCCCCGTCCGGATGCGCGACACATCAAGCGGGCCGCCCGACTCTCCGGGGCCGTCGGCCTGGCCGTGCTCGGACTGACGGCGGGCCACGCGGCCGCGGCACCCGCCCGGCGGGCGATCCTCCGCTGGGCACTGCGCGGGGTACGGGGCCGGACCGGAGGCCAGGCATGA
- a CDS encoding ABC transporter ATP-binding protein: MNDPKSDASLPRLRLLLSFVTPHWRVLLLGLVLGLFANAIGLATPMVTKWVLDTLGAAASMTQPIAVLLALVVVGAAVSLWQWVLLGTLAERVVLDARTSVIRRYLAAKIGELLKRPSGELVTRVTSDTALLHQASGSIVGLINSTLALLGTLVLMGVLDLVLLGSTLVAVIVVAIIMATLMPSIAKAQEAAQESVGRLGGSLEGALRAIRTVKASRAEVRQGERIIADARDSAAHSVRAARRTASVWTIAWTGIQLSIIAILGIGAWRAQLGLLELSSLIAFLLYAFQLMGPISELTQNVTALQAGIAAASRIREIEAIAVEPRVAAAPAGPSTADQTGYDDSPVLVFRAVTARYAPDTAPAVRGIDLTIPRRGHTAIVGPSGAGKTTLFSLVLRFLEPTEGELLLDGRPYATYSHSEVRAKLAYVEQETPVVPGTIRDNLLFTHPDATDDELRAVLKAVRLDEKIDSLDEGLDTSLSSSAVSGGQRQRIALARAILRTPEVLLLDEATAQVDGLTEAALHDCIRDRAAVGAVVTIAHRLSTVLDADSIAVMEDGRIRAQGTHSELLATDDLYRQLVEALRIADSREHGQQSDDRRRGEQPDDRRRGEQPDDRRRGEQPDDRRRGEQPDGDLELAGRR, encoded by the coding sequence GTGAACGATCCGAAATCAGACGCATCTCTTCCGCGACTTCGGCTCCTCCTCTCCTTCGTCACCCCGCACTGGCGGGTGTTGCTGCTCGGACTCGTGCTCGGGCTCTTCGCCAACGCCATCGGACTCGCCACACCCATGGTCACCAAGTGGGTCCTCGACACCCTCGGTGCCGCCGCGTCGATGACCCAACCGATCGCCGTACTGCTGGCCCTGGTCGTCGTGGGTGCGGCGGTGTCGCTGTGGCAGTGGGTGCTGCTGGGCACCCTGGCCGAACGGGTTGTGCTGGACGCCCGCACCTCGGTCATCCGGCGCTACCTCGCCGCGAAGATCGGTGAACTGCTCAAGCGACCGAGCGGCGAGCTGGTCACCCGGGTCACCTCCGACACCGCACTCCTGCACCAGGCGTCCGGCAGCATCGTCGGACTGATCAACAGCACGCTCGCCCTGCTCGGCACCCTGGTACTGATGGGCGTGCTCGACCTCGTACTGCTCGGCAGCACCCTGGTCGCGGTGATCGTGGTCGCCATCATCATGGCGACGCTGATGCCCTCGATCGCCAAGGCGCAGGAGGCGGCACAGGAATCGGTCGGCCGGCTCGGCGGATCACTCGAAGGTGCGCTTCGCGCGATCCGTACCGTCAAGGCGAGCCGGGCCGAGGTCCGGCAGGGTGAGCGGATCATCGCCGACGCCCGGGACTCGGCCGCGCACAGCGTACGGGCCGCTCGGCGGACCGCCTCGGTCTGGACGATCGCCTGGACCGGCATCCAGTTGTCGATCATCGCGATCCTCGGCATCGGTGCCTGGCGAGCGCAGCTCGGGCTGTTGGAGCTCTCCAGCCTCATCGCCTTCCTGCTCTACGCCTTCCAACTGATGGGCCCGATCAGCGAGCTGACCCAGAACGTCACCGCCCTCCAGGCCGGCATCGCCGCCGCGTCCCGCATCCGCGAGATCGAGGCCATCGCCGTCGAACCCCGGGTGGCAGCCGCCCCCGCCGGGCCGTCCACAGCAGACCAGACCGGGTACGACGACTCGCCCGTGCTCGTCTTCCGCGCCGTCACCGCGCGGTACGCGCCGGACACCGCCCCCGCCGTTCGGGGCATCGACCTGACCATCCCGCGCCGGGGGCACACCGCCATCGTCGGCCCCTCGGGAGCGGGCAAGACGACCCTGTTCTCCCTGGTCCTGCGCTTCCTCGAACCGACCGAGGGGGAACTGCTGCTCGACGGTCGTCCCTACGCGACGTACTCGCACAGCGAGGTTCGGGCCAAACTCGCGTACGTCGAACAGGAGACGCCGGTCGTGCCCGGCACCATCCGGGACAACCTGCTCTTCACCCACCCCGATGCCACCGACGACGAGCTACGGGCCGTCCTGAAGGCGGTCCGGCTGGACGAAAAGATCGACTCGCTGGACGAGGGCCTGGACACCTCACTCTCCTCCAGTGCGGTCTCCGGCGGTCAGCGGCAGCGCATCGCCCTGGCCCGGGCGATCCTGCGTACCCCGGAGGTCCTGCTGCTGGACGAAGCGACCGCGCAGGTCGACGGGCTCACCGAGGCGGCCCTGCACGACTGCATCCGGGACCGGGCCGCCGTCGGTGCCGTCGTCACCATCGCCCACCGCCTCTCCACGGTGCTCGACGCCGACAGCATCGCGGTGATGGAGGATGGACGGATCCGAGCCCAGGGCACCCACAGCGAACTCCTCGCCACCGACGACCTCTACCGTCAACTCGTCGAGGCGCTGCGGATCGCCGACTCCCGAGAGCACGGCCAGCAGTCGGACGACCGGAGGCGAGGCGAGCAGCCGGACGACCGGAGGCGAGGCGAGCAGCCAGACGACCGGAGGCGAGGCGAGCAGCCAGACGACCGGAGGCGAGGCGAGCAGCCAGACGGGGACCTTGAGCTGGCGGGACGCCGATGA
- a CDS encoding uridine kinase family protein encodes MAGVVEAYADLARRILDRPARLGRTRLVAIDGPSGAGKTVFAERLAEAFTAIGRARASNAAGRAEPFAVAGLDRPPIVHTDDLLDGWADQFTFWHRLEEWVLAPLRAGRTGHYRSYDWDRRRFGADWTPVPPAPVVLLEGFTAARAIIRPELTFAVFVTAPDRLRLDRALIRDGAAIRPCLDRWRRAERDHLAVDDTVGTADLLVDGAATPAPEPAAEAAPEPAATPAPEAVTGSGTDPARFYVRLPGPPRR; translated from the coding sequence GTGGCAGGAGTGGTCGAGGCGTATGCGGATCTGGCCCGGCGGATCCTGGACCGGCCAGCCCGGCTGGGGCGTACCCGGTTGGTCGCCATCGACGGGCCCAGCGGCGCGGGCAAGACAGTCTTCGCCGAGCGGCTGGCCGAGGCGTTCACCGCGATCGGGCGGGCCAGGGCATCCAACGCGGCCGGGCGGGCCGAGCCATTCGCGGTGGCTGGGCTGGACCGGCCGCCGATCGTGCACACCGACGACCTGCTCGACGGCTGGGCGGACCAATTCACCTTCTGGCATCGACTGGAGGAGTGGGTCCTCGCCCCGCTGCGGGCGGGCCGGACCGGCCACTACCGCTCGTACGACTGGGACCGGCGGCGTTTCGGCGCGGACTGGACCCCGGTCCCGCCCGCTCCGGTGGTGCTCCTGGAGGGTTTCACGGCCGCCCGGGCCATCATCCGGCCAGAGTTGACCTTCGCTGTCTTCGTGACCGCCCCGGACCGACTGCGACTGGACCGGGCCCTGATCCGGGACGGCGCGGCGATCCGCCCCTGTCTGGACCGGTGGCGGCGTGCGGAACGCGATCATCTGGCCGTGGACGACACCGTCGGAACCGCCGACCTCCTCGTCGACGGCGCAGCCACACCAGCGCCTGAGCCGGCAGCCGAGGCGGCGCCCGAACCGGCAGCCACACCAGCGCCCGAAGCGGTGACCGGATCAGGAACCGATCCGGCTCGGTTCTACGTACGGTTGCCCGGTCCGCCTCGCCGATAG
- a CDS encoding IS982 family transposase, giving the protein MTADINTLLTALYVFVDDHLVPRRRRPGRPQRLSDAELVCLMITQVLFDFPRERHWIRWAGTHLRDMFPYLPTASGYGKRVRGSGQLIATVLRALAHVTPTSAPILRLIDSTPVPCGTSRETTKRSDLAGDAGYGYSASHSRYFWGMRLYLLATAEGMPVLWCLANPKLDEREVMAALIEADHHLIADGQVILADRGFASPEFDQFCDLRSIHLVRPKRANATADAPRTPAEKALLRARQWIESIFQSLKGQLSLERHGARRHDGLFARVGQRLLALAAVIWHNTNIGAPNPRSLIAYDH; this is encoded by the coding sequence GTGACAGCTGACATCAACACCCTTCTGACCGCACTGTACGTGTTCGTAGACGATCACCTGGTACCGCGTCGCCGCCGTCCCGGCCGGCCCCAGCGGTTGTCCGACGCCGAACTGGTCTGCCTGATGATCACCCAGGTCCTGTTCGACTTCCCTCGTGAACGGCACTGGATCCGCTGGGCCGGCACCCACCTGCGCGACATGTTCCCGTACCTGCCGACCGCGTCCGGCTACGGCAAACGGGTCCGCGGCAGCGGTCAGCTCATCGCCACCGTGCTCCGGGCCCTGGCCCATGTCACCCCGACCAGTGCCCCGATCCTCAGGTTGATCGACTCCACCCCGGTACCGTGCGGCACCTCGCGGGAGACCACGAAACGTTCGGACCTGGCCGGGGACGCCGGCTACGGCTACAGCGCCTCACACTCCCGCTACTTCTGGGGCATGCGCCTGTATCTACTGGCCACAGCCGAGGGCATGCCCGTGCTGTGGTGCCTGGCCAACCCGAAACTCGACGAACGGGAGGTGATGGCCGCCCTCATCGAGGCCGACCACCACCTAATCGCCGACGGGCAGGTCATCCTGGCCGACCGTGGCTTCGCCAGCCCGGAGTTCGACCAGTTCTGCGACCTGCGCAGCATCCACCTGGTCCGCCCGAAACGCGCCAACGCCACAGCCGACGCCCCACGCACCCCGGCCGAGAAAGCCCTGCTCCGCGCCCGCCAATGGATCGAGTCGATCTTCCAGAGCCTGAAAGGCCAACTCTCCCTGGAACGACACGGAGCCCGCCGACACGACGGCCTGTTCGCCCGCGTCGGTCAACGCCTACTCGCCCTGGCCGCCGTGATCTGGCACAACACCAACATCGGCGCACCCAACCCAAGATCACTCATCGCATACGACCATTGA
- a CDS encoding alpha/beta hydrolase has protein sequence MEPDVLGTPYECHTIDLGQDDEGPVVATLVRCRAEQPSRRAVLYVHGFVDYFFQTHLAEFFTERGWDFYALDLRKYGRSLLPHQTPNFCRDLSDYFPELDEAARIIRAEDGHDTLLTIGHSTGGLLTALWAHARRDAGIVDGAFLNSPFFDLNAPWLVRRPLASAVTWLGRGSPYRVVPIRLPNVYGQSLHATQRGEWTYDLAWKPLGGFPVRVGWLAAIRRAQQQLRAGLAIPVPVMLACSTRSFRGARWQDSAALADAVLDVEHMVRWAPRLGRHVTLVRFDGGMHDLTLSGPAVREQVFTELGRWVDAFLTPADTGEAER, from the coding sequence GTGGAACCGGATGTCCTCGGCACCCCGTACGAGTGCCACACGATCGACCTGGGGCAGGACGACGAAGGCCCGGTGGTGGCCACCCTCGTCCGGTGTCGCGCGGAGCAGCCGAGCCGGCGGGCCGTGCTCTACGTACACGGGTTCGTCGACTACTTCTTCCAGACCCACCTGGCCGAGTTCTTCACCGAGCGCGGATGGGACTTCTACGCCCTCGACCTGCGCAAGTACGGCCGTAGCCTGCTCCCCCACCAGACACCGAACTTCTGCCGCGACCTGAGCGACTACTTCCCGGAGCTGGACGAGGCGGCCCGGATCATCCGCGCCGAGGACGGCCACGACACCCTGCTGACCATCGGGCACTCCACCGGCGGCCTGCTCACCGCGCTCTGGGCGCACGCCCGACGGGACGCGGGCATCGTCGACGGGGCATTCCTCAACAGCCCCTTCTTCGACCTGAACGCCCCCTGGCTGGTACGCCGGCCGTTGGCGTCGGCCGTGACCTGGCTCGGTCGGGGGTCGCCCTACCGGGTCGTCCCGATCCGGCTCCCCAACGTGTACGGCCAGAGCCTGCACGCCACCCAGCGCGGCGAGTGGACCTACGACCTGGCCTGGAAGCCGCTCGGTGGATTCCCGGTACGGGTCGGGTGGCTGGCCGCCATCCGCCGGGCCCAGCAGCAGCTGCGGGCGGGGCTGGCGATCCCCGTACCGGTGATGCTGGCCTGCTCGACACGGAGCTTCCGGGGCGCCCGGTGGCAGGATTCGGCGGCGTTGGCCGACGCCGTACTCGACGTGGAACACATGGTCCGTTGGGCACCCCGACTAGGACGGCACGTCACCCTGGTCCGGTTCGACGGCGGCATGCACGATCTCACGCTCTCCGGACCGGCTGTTCGCGAGCAGGTCTTCACCGAACTGGGCCGCTGGGTCGACGCGTTCCTCACCCCGGCCGACACCGGCGAAGCGGAGCGGTGA
- a CDS encoding cobyric acid synthase, translating to MIGALLVAGASSDAGKSVVTAGICRWLHRRGVRVAPFKAQNMSNNSAVAISPAGRGGEIGRAQALQAAACGLAPDLRFNPVLLKPGSDLSSQVVLLGEAVDTVTATNFRTLRPRLAETAFAALAELRAEYDVVVCEGAGSPAEINLRDTDYVNMGLARHANLPTIVVADIDRGGVFASLFGTLALLDAADQALIAGFVINKFRGDLGLLQPGLDMLQRVTGRPTYGVLPWHVDLWLDAEDSLAYGRVLGRPAPPCGTEWLDVAVVRLPRVSNATDVEALATEPGVRVRLTVEPAEIAAADLVVLPGTKSTVDDLDWLRRTGVADAIRAHAATGRPVLGICGGYQMLGRSIHDEVESRLGSVAGLGLLPIEVTFDKRKTVARSVGTAYGMVNAPAYRMVNAPAVGTVPVRGYEIHHGYVSSADPDLAPLLTYADGRAEGAAAGHVFGTHWHGAFESDEFRRRFLTEAARLAGRHGFQAAPDTSFAAARERTLDLLGDLVEEHLDTDALWRTVMEGPAADLPFVPPGAP from the coding sequence GTGATCGGGGCGCTGCTCGTCGCCGGGGCCAGCTCCGACGCGGGCAAGAGCGTGGTCACCGCCGGGATCTGTCGGTGGCTGCACCGACGCGGAGTCCGAGTCGCCCCCTTCAAGGCACAGAACATGTCCAACAACTCGGCGGTGGCGATCAGCCCCGCCGGGCGGGGTGGCGAGATCGGCCGGGCACAGGCGTTGCAGGCCGCTGCCTGCGGTCTGGCCCCCGACCTCCGGTTCAACCCGGTGCTGCTCAAGCCGGGCAGTGATCTTTCCAGCCAGGTCGTCCTGCTCGGCGAGGCGGTCGACACGGTCACCGCGACCAACTTCCGTACGCTGCGCCCCCGCCTCGCCGAGACCGCCTTCGCCGCCCTGGCCGAACTGCGCGCCGAGTACGACGTGGTGGTCTGTGAAGGGGCGGGCAGCCCGGCCGAGATCAACCTGCGGGACACCGACTACGTCAACATGGGGCTGGCCCGGCACGCCAACCTGCCCACCATCGTGGTTGCCGACATCGACCGGGGTGGGGTCTTCGCCTCCCTCTTCGGCACGCTCGCCCTGCTCGACGCCGCCGACCAGGCACTGATCGCCGGCTTTGTGATCAACAAGTTCCGGGGCGACCTGGGACTGCTCCAACCGGGGCTGGACATGCTCCAGCGGGTCACCGGGCGGCCGACGTACGGGGTGCTGCCCTGGCACGTCGACCTGTGGCTGGACGCCGAGGACTCACTCGCCTACGGGCGGGTGCTCGGCCGACCGGCACCCCCGTGCGGTACCGAGTGGCTGGACGTGGCCGTGGTCCGGCTGCCCCGGGTCTCCAACGCCACCGACGTGGAGGCGCTGGCCACCGAGCCCGGCGTACGGGTCCGGCTGACCGTGGAGCCGGCCGAAATCGCCGCCGCCGACCTCGTCGTACTCCCCGGGACGAAGTCCACCGTGGACGACCTGGACTGGCTTCGGCGGACCGGCGTCGCCGACGCCATCCGAGCGCACGCCGCTACCGGCCGCCCGGTGCTCGGCATCTGTGGGGGCTACCAGATGCTCGGTCGATCCATCCACGACGAGGTGGAGAGCCGGCTCGGCAGCGTCGCCGGGCTCGGCCTGCTGCCCATCGAAGTCACCTTCGACAAGCGCAAGACGGTCGCCCGCTCGGTGGGCACGGCCTACGGCATGGTCAACGCCCCGGCCTACCGCATGGTCAACGCCCCGGCCGTCGGCACGGTCCCGGTCCGGGGCTACGAAATCCACCACGGCTACGTCTCGTCCGCAGATCCGGATCTTGCGCCGCTGCTGACCTACGCCGACGGTCGCGCGGAGGGAGCCGCCGCCGGCCATGTCTTCGGTACGCACTGGCACGGGGCCTTCGAGTCCGACGAGTTCCGCCGTCGCTTCCTGACCGAGGCGGCCCGACTCGCCGGCCGGCACGGCTTCCAGGCTGCCCCGGACACCTCCTTCGCCGCCGCCCGCGAACGCACGCTCGACCTACTCGGTGATCTTGTCGAGGAGCACCTGGACACCGACGCGCTCTGGCGAACCGTCATGGAGGGGCCCGCCGCCGACCTGCCGTTCGTGCCGCCCGGCGCACCGTAA